The segment AAACATTACCGATCAACAATTAGCTGTTGTCCGCGCCCTAATCGCGGGTAGAAGCTATTCGGAAATCGAACAAGAACTAGGAGTTCCAAAGCGGACGGTATCGCGTTGGAAAGCTCAATTTTCAGGTCTTTTGGCAGAACATGACGATGCGATCTCCTCAACGCTACTAGAAGCTCGATCTGAGTCGGCAGCGCTAGTTGTGTCGGCTTTAGATGAACTGGGGCGACTTCTGCGAACTGCCGAGGAAACGCAAGATAAGCTTGCCGTCGTCGATCGAATTTTCCGAGCGCATCAAATCTTGAATCCGCCAACATCCCCCGGCAGTGTCACGGTTACGCCTGCCGAAGAATCTCACGGGCAAGTCGTTGTCATGCTGCCGGACAATAGCCGAGGTAGCAAGTCTTAGCGGCAAGAACTGTGACGTTTGGTAGACTTTAGGCGACAAGATAGATGCCGTCTCTTAATCGGGAGGATTTAATGACTTTCAGAATGAGTAGAGCCACGGCATTAATTCTCAGAGAGTTAGCAGAGAGAATTATGCCAATGGATGAATTTTTAGCGTCACAAAGATCTGCTTGTCCTGAACCTCAATGCGATCCTGAAGACGGTGGCAAGAACCGTGACGTTGACGACGCTTCATCCCTTGATGGTGCGGAACTGGGAATCTGTCGGGATTCCAATAGTGCGGAACTGGGGTAGACAGTATCAACCCAATTGTTGATTTTTTTCTTGCAAGCTTTGCAGAAGATGCGCTGACCTTGGCTCTCATCACTCCTAATTTCGGTTTTGCCCTCAAATCTCATATTTCCTGATCCGCATTTTGGACAATCCAGGGAATCGCCCCCTTGAGAATCGTCTGTGCCGGGCTTTGGGGATATCGCTTTTATGTTTGTGACGAGATTTATGATCTACTCGGCAATTTCGATTTTGGGCGGTATCTACGCGAAATTGTTCAGCCTGCGGTTGCGCTGTTGGACAAATAAGAGAAAAGCCTCGGAAATCCCTCCGAGGCTTTTCTGCTTTGTATATGAAAAACTTATAGACTGAAATCCTTATATTTGAAGGCATTCAAACGAAATTAGATATC is part of the Leptolyngbya boryana PCC 6306 genome and harbors:
- a CDS encoding helix-turn-helix domain-containing protein, translating into MAKRKNITDQQLAVVRALIAGRSYSEIEQELGVPKRTVSRWKAQFSGLLAEHDDAISSTLLEARSESAALVVSALDELGRLLRTAEETQDKLAVVDRIFRAHQILNPPTSPGSVTVTPAEESHGQVVVMLPDNSRGSKS